Proteins encoded within one genomic window of Ptiloglossa arizonensis isolate GNS036 chromosome 3, iyPtiAriz1_principal, whole genome shotgun sequence:
- the LOC143144656 gene encoding uncharacterized protein LOC143144656: protein MSKRKTLKQRLCCFCGLSEDDELEFGKIYKHGDIVTHYYCLLLSSNMEQRGKDNEGILGFLSLDIQKELRRGKKLICSYCKKTGATLGCCNTKCKRIFHYPCGLRAGTLNQFFGEFRSFCKDHRPKQKIDLQVKNELAKTKEVKCYICYDNVNSGDIINTIWAPCCKKNAWFHRKCVQQLAVNAGYFFKCPLCNDKKAFQKAMLEFGIFIPSQDASWELEPNAFQELLYRHDQCDAPICLCPKGRKHTSFNAKWELTLCRTCGSQGIHMACGKLKWANPIWECSECISILGKSTNTINSNTTGCTLQTDLDSEDSNSDISVGKESPIPFTSNVPVASSTSYVPTIKHRPGPRTFKIKQQLKAAKEIQIMQLNDISKQGTSERMDMLLNSRDPEESTSTKGTSMIKLDLLLKDKALHNCGERVNKLTECSKSLPLASSNNVIMLDSDDDVEVINDSSLNNTLLIPTNNGIEMDVLSHSRNDTIEVKENVIRNYSLLAMGKLVQANTLKQNYDDNFLTSNLDVTKSDVMKNHSLQDLVKSNTSEGTVHLNQETGYKCFDMLSNIKITNVISLTPEQFENVPPIMEEQDTNNIECVRSQNSNELLLSSNPVSPPVLSQNDCFVSNLKRKFDNILINPTTSPEEKSKKIRKDLNSQNLEQQPFLFINVQNTESPITSVSNVSISILDKNCEQINNNNKNKTSATVSSITSRDQLHSQVEQNCVTNNYKVNEQTTNVEKSILNYVSDAPAISSERKEKNNSNITNICSTHVEDETNIISTNKKIDGCKSNCDGDAGTSPAAKSGYKSIANATRIDRPEEFIKLDHSQPQSDRSDTSDQWRSENDSEMPTIPICRTSNVTSNDVCYKKRNGNTECNYSRLIPEYIRLRDLKFRVYNPNNLQMTLYDKFSVNINMENSINTKKNTKFDVSTRKTVQQKIFKMQNETSPNVRFEDILHNISSVCNKDKGKYSLPVNDQSESYRDDAKENLDPVTTIPCKSIADNLVTSTTLITTNLPVSTNSNNQNEEINSTHFVYNASKIIEEDNKWRNRENLVNNFENTFDLEECTNITSYASTNSNEKHFRNISDLMQNIQSLSSDHVTSSIAEKRIVKADIKNNSFDSTKLVQRALCFDDHINCTMENKTRSMIETCFKISIDLKKIENFIDNNPNLFFTCKKENDEQCFEELDFLKNRSDIAERIKIPTRRVTHSVIDDSKQMENSTLTLPINRVAKLKSQTNEDYEKIEDTIATENLTQETRYIKNSPFNNQKHDPKHTSSNFEKQCTFNR from the exons ATATGTTCGTATTGTAAGAAAACTGGTGCCACTTTGGGATGTTGTAATACCAAATGTAAACGAATATTTCATTATCCTTGTGGGTTAAGGGCTGGAACCTTAAATCAATTTTTTGGTGAATTTAG GTCATTTTGTAAAGATCATAGACCAAAACAAAAAATAGATCTTCAGGTAAAAAATGAATTGGCAAAAACCAAGGAAGTGAAATGTTATATTTGTTATGATAATGTGAATTCTGGTGatataattaatacaatatGGGCTCCATGTTGTAAAAAAAATGCTTGGTTTCATAGAAAATGTGTCCAA caACTTGCTGTAAATGCtggttatttttttaaatgtcccTTGTGCAATGATAAGAAAGCATTTCAAAAAGCAATGCTAGAGTTTGGTATTTTCATTCCTAGTCA AGATGCTTCTTGGGAACTTGAGCCGAATGCATTTCAGGAACTTTTATATAGGCATGATCAATGTGATGCTCCAATATGTCTTTGTCCTAAAGGTAGAAAACATACGAGTTTTAATGC aAAGTGGGAGCTGACACTTTGTCGAACTTGTGGTTCGCAAGGAATTCACATGGCTTGTGGAAAACTTAAATGGGCTAATCCAATTTGGGAATGTTCAGAATGTATTTCTATATTAG gtAAATCTACAAATACTATTAATTCAAACACAACTGGATGTACATTGCA AACTGATTTGGACTCTGAAGATAGTAACAGTGATATTTCTGTTGGAAAAGAGTCACCTATACCATTTACATCAAATGTACCAGTTGCCAGTTCTACATCATATGTGCCTACTATTAAGCATCGTCCTGGTCCACgaacatttaaaataaaacaacaacTTAAAGCAGCTAAAGAAATTCAAAT TATGCAATTGAATGACATCAGTAAGCAAGGAACTAGTGAAAGAATGGATATGCTCTTGAACTCAAGAGATCCAGAAGAGTCTACAAGTACTAAAGGAACTTCTATGATTAAATtagatttattattaaaagacAAAGCATTGCACAATTGCGGAGAACGTGTGAATAAATTGACAGAATGTTCTAAATCATTACCACTTGCATCAAGTAATAATGTTATCATGCTTGATAGCGATGACGATGTTgag GTCATTAATGACAGTTCACTAAACAATACATTACTTATTCCTACTAATAATGGAATTGAAATGGATGTTTTATCCCACTCTAGAAATGATACCATTGAAGTCAAAgaaaatgtaatacgtaattATAGTCTACTCGCAATGGGAAAATTAGTACAAGCAAAtactttaaaacaaaattatgaTGATAATTTTTTAACTAGTAACTTAGATGTTACTAAATCTGATGTTATGAAAAATCATAGTTTGCAAGATTTAGTAAAATCTAATACTTCAGAAGGAACAGTACACTTGAACCAAGAAACTGGATACAAGTGTTTTGACATgctttcaaatataaaaattacaaatgtaaTTTCTTTGACACCTGAACAATTTGAAAATGTGCCACCTATTATGGAAGAACAAGATACTAACAATATCGAATGCGTAAGATCACAGAATAGTAATGAATTACTATTAAGTAGTAATCCAGTATCTCCGCCTGTACTCTCACAAAATGATTGCTTTGtatcaaatttaaaaagaaaatttgataacATTTTGATAAATCCAACAACTTCACCTGAAGAAAAAtctaaaaaaataagaaaagatcTCAATTCACAGAACCTAGAGCAACAAccgtttttatttataaatgttcaaaatacTGAAAGCCCTATTACATCTGTGAGTAACGTTTCAATTTCGATATTAGATAAAAATTGTGAACAgattaataataacaacaagaaCAAAACTTCTGCAACTGTATCTAGTATAACTAGTAGAGATCAATTACACAGTCAAGTTGAACAGAATTGTGTTACAAATAATTACAAAGTAAATGAACAAACAACTAATGTAGAAAAGAGTATATTAAATTATGTAAGCGATGCACCCGCAATTTCATCAGaacgtaaagaaaaaaataacagtaatattacaaatatatgcaGTACGCACGTTGAGGATGAAACGAATATAATATCCACAAATAAGAAAATTGATGGATGCAAAAGCAAT TGTGACGGGGATGCAGGCACCAGTCCTGCTGCTAAATCAGGATATAAGAGCATCGCAAATGCTACAAGGATTGATCGTCCAGAAGAATTTATCAAATTGGATCACTCCCAGCCACAATCAGACAGATCAGACACATCAGATCAGTGGAGATCAGAAAACGATAGTGAGAT GCCAACCATTCCAATATGTAGGACATCAAATGTCACATCCAATGATGTTTGCTACAAAAAAAGGAATGGAAACACCGAATGTAATTACTCTCGATTGATACCAGAATACATACGTTTACGTGACCTTAAGTTTCGTGTGTATAATCCAAATAATTTGCAG ATGACCTTATATGATAAGTTTTCTGTAAATATCAATAtggaaaattcaattaatacaAAGAAGAACACTAAATTTGATGTATCTACACGGAAGACAGTTcaacagaaaatttttaaaatgcaaAATGAAACATCTCCAAATGTTAGATTTGAAGATATTTTACACAATATTTCATCTGTTTGTAACAAAGATAAGGGCAAGTACAGTTTGCCTGTTAATGATCAATCGGAAAGTTATCGCGACGATGCAAAAGAAAATCTAGATCCAGTAACAACAATACCTTGTAAAAGTATAGCAGATAATTTAGTTACAAGTACAACTTTAATAACAACTAATTTACCTGTTTCTACGAATAGTAATAatcaaaatgaagaaataaattctacgCATTTTGTATACAATGCATCTAAAATAATTGAAGAAGATAACAAATGGCGTAATCGAGAGAATTTAgttaataattttgagaatACTTTTGATTTAGAAGAATGTACTAATATAACATCATATGCGAGTACAAATTCTAATGAAAAACATTTTAGAAATATTAGTGATTTAAtgcaaaatattcaaagtttaagCTCTGATCATGTAACTAGTAGCATAGCCGAAAAACGTATTGTCAAAGcagatataaaaaataattcttttgatTCAACGAAATTGGTTCAACGCGCATTATGTTTTGATGATCATATAAATTGCACAATGGAAAATAAGACCAGAAGCATGATTGAAACATGTTTTAAAATAAGTATTGATTTAAAAAAGATTGAAAACTTTATTGATAATAATCCAAATTTGTTTTTCACATGCAAAAAGGAGAATGATGAACAATGTTTTGAAGAActagattttttaaaaaatcggaGTGATATAGCAGAAAGAATTAAGATTCCAACCAGACGTGTCACACATTCAGTAATAGATGACTCAAAACAAATGGAAAATAGTACATTAACCTTACCTATAAATAGAGTAGCAAAATTGAAAAGTCAAACAAATGAAGATTATGAAAAAATAGAAGATACAATAGCTACAGAAAATTTAACACAAGAAACAAGATATATTAAAAATTCTCCCTTTAATAATCAAAAACATGATCCAAAGCATACTAGcagtaattttgaaaaacaatgtACTTTCAATAGGTAA